From the Robbsia betulipollinis genome, the window TGCCATCGTTGGATGAGTTTCGCGAAACCGTCGATGTCGACGGTGTGTACAGCGAGGAGGAACTGCGCGCTCTATATATAAAGCAGTATCCGAACGCGGTACAAACGCGGCAGGAACGCCGAGGGGTACGTCTCCATACGCGGCGCTTGGACGCGCTGCGACGGCTGCAAACGGCAGTCGTCGAGGCGCCGCAACTCTCACACGCGCTTTCCGGCTGGTTTGAGCCGGCAATTGCCGCGCGGTTGGAGGCGGCGGGGGCGTTTTCGCTGCAGCAGCTGGTCGACGTGCTCAATGGTTTCGGTGAGCGCTGGTACCGGCACGTCAAAGGACTCGGACGGGAAGGGGCAGGGCGGATCGTGCGATGGGTGGAAGCCAATCGCACCACGCTCGGACCCTTGTCAGTGCGGGTGACGCAACCGCTGCGCAGCGTCTCGCGCAAGCTCCTCTATGCCGAACGCTCCGCGGTGAGCGATATTGCGCCCTTGGAAGCGATGACTATGCCAGCGACGCTCGACGGCAGCGCCGGTACCAACCGCGCGCCCCACGATCGCAACCAAACCGGCGCCCATGACGACCTGGCCGCGATTCACGCCTGGCTGAAATTGTACGATCCGGCATCCCACACCTGGCGCGCGTATCGCACGCAGTCCGAGCGGATTTTGCTCTGGGCGGTCCTCGAACAGGGAAAGCCATTGTCGTCGCTGGATGTCTCGGACATTGCGGCTTATCGGGCTTTTCTGAGTAATATACCGGTCAACTGGATTGGTGCCCGCCGCACGCCGCGGTGGTCAACGCATTGGCGGCCATTTGCAGGTCAACTATCACCATCGAGCCGAGCGAGCGCGCATGCCGTTCTGCAAGCTTTTTTCCAGTGGCTGACGGACATGCGCTATCTGGACTTCAATGCCTGGACAGGTGTGCGGAAGTCGGCCGAAGAGAAAGAGGCCGGCCGCATCAAGGCTCATCATGCATTGACCCGCGCCCAATGTGACCATTTACTGGCTTATGTCGAGCGCACTGCTGGAACCGCCACCGGCGAGCGGGCGCGCTTCATCTTGATGTTGGGAATGGCAACCGGCCTGCGTTTATCGGAAATGTGTTCTGCCACTTTGGGAGGACTGCATCCGCGGTGGGTCGATGACCAACTCGGCACTGCTTGGACATTAAGCGTGATCGGTAAGCGCGCGAAGCGCCGAACGGTTCCGATGACCCGCATCATGATGGAAGCGCTACGATGTTATCTTCGTGCGCGAGGGTTAAACGAGTCGCCTGAAGAGAACGAGCCTGAAACGCCTTTGATTGGCCGCTTAGAAAACGAAGCGCTGACGGCGCTGGCAAGTCCAGCGCTGGCGTTGGCTTTCAAGAAAATCTTCGAGGGCGCAGCGGGCGATCTCGTCGAGAGCGATCCGCATGCTGCCGCGCGCATTGGCCGTGCTTCCACGCATTGGCTACGACACACCTTCGGGACTCAGGCGATCGAGGCGGGGATTCCGCTCGATATCGTCCAGGAAAATCTTGGGCATGCATCGCCGGCAACGACTTCCATCTACGTCACAACTGAGCTCGATCGACGTATCCGCGCGCTCGAAAGTATGGGGTAAAGGCCCAATTTTTGGAAAATTCTATCTGGAACATCCATTAATTTTCGGGTGGTTACCATCCGCTACGATACTGAACTCCCGAAAAAGTTCATAACACGCTCTAGTTAGAGTACGCTTGGTTACAAGACTTTCGGTCTTATGAAAGTTGCCCTTTGAAGAACAGGAGTAATTATGCAACGAGACGACGAACGGTTAGTCATGTTCTTTGATATAAAGGTTACAACATATACGTCTCTGGGACGGGCCGGGAAGCTCATGGGCCTAAAAGCACACACACTTGCCGATCTCTTCAAAATTGTCAAAAAATTGAGAGCGGCGGACGACCTTCTTTCCATGAAGAATCGTAAAAGTACGGAGCTGTGCTATCTCGCGGATCTTCGGTTTGAAGAGTTAGAATTTTTGATTTTGCTGATCAACCGATCAGACAAAGCTGCTCCCAATTTAGTATTGTCGGATCCGATGAGAAGGGAAAGGCGAGAGATCATTAAGCGAAGAGACGAAGGTGCAGATTTTTCTGCCCACATGACGATCAGTCTTGCGCCGGTTGCGCCTCAAACGGCGGTCTCAACAGTCAAGTGCAACGGTTAGCGAATCCTTCGGCGGCCAACTCCATTGCCATGACTTCTTCCGGGGTTTTCCAGCCCAGTGTCTGACGAGGACGGCCATTGAGCAATCTGGCAATGTCGTTGAGTTGCATCTGGCTCACTCCCGACAGGTCGATCCCTTTGGGCAAGAACTGACGTAGCAGACCATTCGTGTTTTCATTGCTGCCGCGTTGCCATGGCGCGTACGGATCAGCGAACCAGATATCCAAGTTCAATTGCCGGGCCAATTCGACATGACAGGTCATCTCCGAGCAGCCGAAGACCATGCTCCCAATGGCGGTCGATGACCTCGTCGATCGTGAACATCATGTCTTGCGTGTGGATCAGCAGCTTTTCCGCCGCACTTCTCGTCAGGAGGTATCCAAGCGTGCTCATCGCGGAACACGCGACCCAGTTCAGTTGCCTCGATCCCGCGGTGACGCAGTACGGGCGGGCCCCGCGCCGGTAAAGACTGTATAAACGCACAAAATCCCAATGCGCGCGTGCCATGACGATATCCGCGACCCTCTCGGAGAAGTCGCCATGCAACACGCCGTCGTCCTCCAGCACGCAACAGACGTCGCTATCGGAGTCCAGAAATCGACGCCACACGGCTCGATGGCTCAGATAACAGCCGATCTCGCCCGGCGTGAGACCGTACCCGAAACGATGCAGGCGTTTCGCCGAGTCGTACCCCGGGATCCTGTCGACAGACCCGGGACGGATGCCGATGGCGTCGAAAAAACGCGCGGGAATTTTCAATCTGGAAAATTGCTCCTTCATGAAGGCACGTCGCTCCAACGCCCCTGGCAACGAAATACAGATGTAAGCTGTTTTACACAACATCGCAGGCATCCAACTTCAGTTTCGAAGTCGTCTTTTATACCGAAAAATCGAAACATTTTGTCCCCATTACGACATAAGAATTCGCCCATTTTATAGATTCGTCATACTAAACAAATAGCATATTAATTTATGTTTTTCATGGATTTTTCCCTAATTTTTAGTTACTCGATGTAACCCAATACGTGGCAGGGTGGCCGGCGCAACAATCGATGACGCGCTAGCTGCCCGGCGTTTTCACAGAAAACGCGACAATGTGTATCCGCCATGCGAATGCCCAACAGCGCCGCATGGTTTCGCGCCCCCCTCGCGACCACGAGCCGTCCCTGCCGTTCTTCGCCCGCCAGTCTTCCATTAAGCATACCTTAACGATTTTGGAAAACGTGCAGGTGGCGTTGTACAATCCTGTGGCGTTCAAGCAGGCTGATGTCTGCGCCATCCAATAGGAATGGACGATCGCCGGTGGCTTCCCGATGTCCCGAGCAATCGTGCTCATTGCAGTGCTTTCTCGACACACGAACCGGATCGGGGTTTTACGTGCATTCTCCTCTTAACATCGCATGCGCCGTCCTACCCATCCGGTTGATTGAACGTCGATGGTGATGTTTTGGGATTCTTCCTACGAAAAGTAAAGTATGATTCAGGAAGACTCAACCAGCTTAGCGAGACGAATCCGCTATCGTGGCGGCTCAACATCCCAGCGGCTACTGTGTCAACGCATAGCCCGACGTCATCTAAGTGCAATGGAAGGATCGTAGCGACATGCGCGTACATCATCAATTGCTGCGATTTGCAAGTGTCGGTGTCGTTGGGACTGCCGTGCAATACGCGATACTCTGGCTAGGTGTGTCCCTGCTTCAGACATCGGCAGGCGTCGCATCGGCAATTGGCTATATCTTTGGCGCAATCGCAAACTACCTGTTGAATAGGCTTTTTACGTTCAAATCCGCCGGCTCTCACAGCGCGACGGCGCCTCGCTATCTTGTCATACTGGTCATCGGCTGGTCGTTGAACACCGCCTTGATGGCATGGTGGGTCGACGGCGCGGGTTGGAACGCCTGGTTCGCCCAGGTAGTCACAACCGCCATCGGTTTGGCTTTCAACTTTTCGGCTAGCCGATGGTGGGCATTTCGCAGCGTCTCTCGCTGAACGTCTGCATGGCGGACCCGACGCCGGCGGCGCGGATCAGTGCCGAGCTGAGCGGCACGTCATGGATGTCCGCATTCACGCCGGTTTGGAAGCGAGCACGGAATACAGCGTACAGTCAGCACCCGCCGTCACCACCTTCAATCGCCCCTGCTTTTCTTCTTCCTGTCGAAGGTCATCACACACCAACGCTTCGTCATAGCCTTTCGGTATTGTCTGAGACGGCGAAATGGCATCGATCTTCCAGCCCTTGTGCTGCAATGTCGTTACATAAAACACTGTTGGCGCGTTGTAAAACGCAAGATCCTGGTCGTTGTGAAAGGTCTTTTGAATGACGATGAGGGACCGAGCCGGTCCATTTTGAAATACGGCGTTGCGCAAGAATTCATCATAGTTTTTAGGATCGGGCGAGTGCCTTTCTTGCGTTTCACGATGATTTTCTGCGATGACGTTGTATGTAACCACCAACGCGCCAAACAACAGGAGCCCTATCGTCAAAAGCGTTTTAAAGGCACGAGATGACATCCCCTTGAAACGTCTTCCCGCATATTCGACGCCGTACGAAAAGCCCAGGCCAACGATCATGGCGCCCAGCGGCGCCATCGGCTGCTCGTACCAGATGAGCTTCGTGGTTCCCGCTGAAATGATGAAAAGATAGAACGCTTCCGTCATCCCCAAAAAAATCGCAAAACTGCGCCTCCAGCCGCTGTCCTTCCATCCCAAATAGATCGAGATCAGCAAGCTCACTACTGTGCACGGGAATTGCTTTGGATTTTTCAGATAAAAGAGAGGACCGAAGCTGTTATGCTCCTTGGCGCTCGAGTAGCGTCCGAAATCGTTCTGCCATGCCGCTGACCAATACGGCGGGTCCATCTTCGTTCTGAGGTAATAGTACCCAATGCCGCAAACCGCGACGAAGACGATACCAAGGTAGAACAGAGGGTCAGAAAATACGGCACGGCCTCTTTTTTCCACGAAGACGTATGCCAAGATTGCGGGTAGGAATATGAGTCCTTCGATCGTCTTGGTGAGGAACGCCAATGCCATACTAACTGCGCATGCGGCCATCCAGAGCGAGCGAAAGCGCGACTCCGAGCGAATATAAGCATGAGCGCTGATGAGCATTGCCGTGGTCCACAACGTCAACGTTGCGTCATAATCAGCAGCCCGTGCGCCATGATAACCAATATACCCGATGGTGCTAACGAGCATACCGCCGGCGACGTACCCCGTCATGGGCGATACGCGACGCGCCAGCACGCAGTAGATCATCAATACGGTAAGTAAAGCCGCCACCGCGGAAGGAAAGCGTACGGCCCACTCATTTTCTCCAAACAGCCGAACGGAACATACTTCCAACCATACCACCAGCGGCGGCTTGGTATTCCAGTAGTCAATTGCCCCTTGATACGTCGTTATGAAGGACAACCCGGATCTGGCCATTTCTATTGCATTATCCGCAACGCGGGACTCATCCCAAATTTCAATTGTCTTGGTGCCAAGTCTAGAGAAAATGATCGGACCGGCCATCGCAAGGGCCAGTACGAGCCAAGTCAGTGTCTGGACGAGAGACTTACTTCTTGCAGACTGCAAGCGCGATGACGGCTCCGCCAAGTTGCCTACGGATTGACGCTCAATCATTGAATGCCTCGATTTCGGAAGTCGTGAGGGTAGGCACCGTGGATCGGGCCGAATCCGTTTCCCTGCTTGTTTTTTCAATCTGGAAACGCGGCCGACGTTTCACTTCTCCGTACACCTTTCCAAGATAGCTACCAATGATGCCAAGTATCAATATCTGCATACCGCCAAGGAAAAGAACCGGGATCAATGTCGACGTCCAGCCCGGAACAGCTCTATCGGTAAGAATGGCTACCCATAGTGCCCAGCCTAGCATTACCATAGCCAGCAAAAATATGGCCGTACCGATAACGCTAATGGCTTTCAGTGGCGCCGTCGAAAAAGATGTGATTGCCTCAAAAGCAAGCGCCAGCATCTTCCCTATTGGATATTTAGACTCCCCTGCGAATCGCTCCTTTCTTTCGTACATTACCGAAGTACTGCGAAATCCGATAAGGGGTATTAAACCGCGTAAATAGACATTCGATTCCGGAAACTCTCGCAAACATTCGACTGCCCGACGACTCATCAGGCGGAAGTCCGCATGGTTATGTATCGTCTCAATGCCCATCAGCGCTAGAAGACGGTAGAACGATGTTGCCGTCTGCCGCTTGAATAGCGTATCCGATGTGCGGTCCGAGCGAACGCCGTAGACAATATCGCAACCCGCAGCGTGCTCGTCGACCATACGTTCTATCGCGGATATGTCGTCCTGCAGATCTGCATCGATCGTCACGATAGCGTCGCCATCCACACTTAGCAGACCAGCAAGCACCGCGTTTTGATGTCCTCTGTTGCGCGTGAGTTTAATACCTCGGACGCGACGATTTATGCGAGATTCGGCATCGATTAGCGCCCACGTACTATCACGGCTCCCGTCATCCACAAACGTGATGTGACTGTCGTCCGATACCTTTCCGAGGTCCACCATGCGTTGAACCAAAGCAGTGAATTGCTTCACTGACTCGGAAAAGACTTCTTCTTCGTTGAAGCAAGGAATAACGATGGCAAGTTTCATACCCTGTAGTCTCCCATATTCCACTCGCAAATGAGTAGCAGCGTTATTTTTTTAGTATCAAGCTTAAGATTTTCGTAACGATATGCACAGCAAAACTTGGTCATGCTCAATCGAAACTGGCGCCAAAGAGATACGGCGTCTAGCAGAGTATCATCTTAATAAAAATCCGCGAACTGTCTCGTTATACCGCCGCTTAAATTACCGAATACGGTCTCTGTGAATGGCACCGGGTTTTCGAGAAGCACCGATTCTTGAGAGACAAGTGCCATGAACAAGACGAACCAATTTTCACCAGCGATGCGCGAGCGCGCGGTGCGCATGGCACAGGACCATATCCCTCAATTCGCCGGCTGGAGTCGTGAAGGCGTATATCGACCGCTACAGCGATGCATACAAGGGCGCAACCCGACAGCGCACTGACGGCCGATATCGAGCGCGTCTGAGTACGAATTGGCGGGTCTATGAGGCCGACGAGGTCTTGAAGCGGAGGAATCCCGAAGGCATCTGTCTCGCACGGTGTACGGTCGAGCCCTCAAGCGCCTGGGATTGCAAGGCGCGCGGCGTGGCAAGACGGTGCGCGCCACGATGCCGGACACGCCAGCGCCATGTCCATTTGACCGGGTTCAGCGCGTGTTGAAGGTCAAGCGTCCGAACCAACCGTGGGTATCGGACTTCATCTATGTTTCAGCTTTCCAGGGATTGGCGAACGTTGCGTTCGTCCATCGTAGAAATCCGTGATCTTGCTAGAAAACGATTATGAACCGGAACCTGCCCCCTTCAGTGTCCCAAAAAAGCCCTGCATGTGCAGGGCTTTTTCTTTCACTGCGGTCCTACCAGGCGCTACCTAAAACCAAGCCCCCCTCACTCCCACTCGATCGTCGCCGGCGGTTTCCCCGAAATATCGTAAACCACCCGGTTGATCCCCCGAACCTCATTGATGATCCGGTTCGAGACATGGCCCAGCAATTCATGCGGCAAATGCGCCCAATGCGCGGTCATGAAATCCTGCGTCTGCACCGCCCGCAGCGCCACCACATATTCATACGTCCGCCCGTCCCCCATCACGCCCACGCTCTTCACCGGCAGAAACACCGCAAACGCCTGACTCGTCAGCGCATACCAGCTCTTGCCGGTCTTCTCGTCGACGAAGTCCCGCAGCGTTTCGATGAAAATCGCATCCGCGCGGCGCAGCAGGTCGGCGAATTCGCGCTTCACCTCGCCGAGAATCCGCACGCCCAGGCCGGGGCCGGGGAACGGATGACGGTGCACCATCTCCGCGGGCAGGCCCAGTTCGATGCCCAGCGCGCGTACCTCGTCCTTGAAAAGTTCGCGCAACGGCTCGACCAGCTTGAGTTGCAGATCTTCCGGCAAGCCGCCGACATTGTGGTGACTCTTGATCTTCGATGCGCCCTTCTTGCCATGGCCGGCCGATTCGATCACGTCCGGGTAGATGGTGCCCTGCGCGAGCCATTTCGCCGACGTCAGCTTCGCGGCCTCGGCCTTGAAGACCTCGACGAATTCGCGGCCGATGATCTTGCGCTTGGCTTCCGGGTCGGTCACGCCGGCCAGCTTGCCGAGAAAGACGTCGCTCGCGTCCACATGAATGACCTTGACGCCCAGATGGTCGCCGAAGGTCTTCATGACCTGCTCGGCTTCCCTGTAGCGCAATAGCCCGTGATCGACGAAGACGCAGGTGAGCTGCTCGCCGATCGCGCGATGCAGCAGCGCGGCGGCCACCGACGAATCGACGCCGCCGGACAGTCCGAGGATCACCTGCTCGTCGCCCACCTGCTCGCGGATCTTGGCGATCGCTTCGTCGACGTAGTGGCCCATCTCCCAATCGGCGCGCGCGCCGCAGACATCGACCACGAAGCGCTGCAGCAAGGCGGCGCCCTGCTTGGTGTGCGTGACTTCCGGGTGAAACTGCACGCCGTAGAAACCGCGTTCGTCGTCGGCGATGCCGGCGATCGGGCAGGACGGCGTGGACGCCATGAGTTTGAAGCCGGTCGGCATCGCGTCGACCTTGTCGCCATGACTCATCCAGACGTCGAGCATGCCATGACCTTCGGCGGTCTGGTAGTCCTCGATGCCGTCGAGGAGCCGGGTGTGACCATGCGCACGGACCGCGGCATAGCCGAATTCGCCGTGCGAACTGCTCTGTACCTTGCCGCCAAGCTGCTCGGCCATCGTCTGCATGCCATAACAGATGCCGAGCACGGGCACGCCTGCCTCGAAAACGGCTTGCGGCGCCCGCGGCGTATCGCCTTCGGTCACCGAACTCGGCCCGCCCGAGAGGATGATGCCCTTGGGGGCGAATTCGCGGATGAAGGCATCGCTGACGTCGTACGGGTGGATCTCCGAATAGACCTTCGCTTCGCGCACTCGCCGGGCAATCAGTTGCGTGACCTGGGAGCCGAAATCGAGAATGAGGATTTTGTCATGCATGGTGGCGTGCATCGTGGCTCGCATGGAAGACATGCGCTAATGGAAAAGAGAGGCCGTCGGCACACCGCGCAAGGTGTACGGTGTGCCGACGGGTGACAGGCACGCATGCCGCGGGGAAGGTTTGCCCGAGCGGCGCGTACGGCGCCGCATCAGAACGCGGGCGGAACGTCGGTCCGCCGCTCGCGTTCGCGGCGTTCGGCGGCGTCGATGTCGGCGGTAACGATGCGCGGCTCGCGGTGCGCGCCGGACACGGCGGCCGCCGCGGGGGACAAGGGGTCGATCGTGCCCGGGCCGCCGGTGAAGCGCGCCTCGGTGGCGTCGCGCGAAACCGCCGTCGGCGGCGTGCCGATATAGGGATCGCCATCGACACGGGCACGGGCTTCGGCGCGCGCGGCCGACACCGCACCCACCGCCTGCAGGCGTTCGCGCTTCATCACGGTGATGCCCATGCGGGCCTGCACCAGACCGAGGAGCAGCAAGCCGACGGCAAGCACGATGGCAAGACGCTGGGCCCGCACCGGCAATACCGGTACGCCCAGCGCGATCAGCCATACCAGAAACACCAGGGCGGCGACACCCAGCGTGTTGCCCACGATGCGCGCTACCGGAGCGGTCAGCGCGGGATTGCGCGCAGCGCTGCCCTGCATCCAGGCCAGCCCGAGCAGCACCACGCCGAACAATTGTCCGAAGACCGCCGGGGTGCTCGCGAAGCCCGCCAACAGGTCCGAGCGCACCAGCCAGGGGCTGGCGAGGAACAGGAGCCCCAACAGCAGGACGACGATCGCATCGACGGCGAGAAGCGTACGCAGCAAGGGCTTCATGACTTACTCCGACTGGTAATTGGGCGCTTCCTTGGTGATCTGCACGTCGTGCACGTGCGACTCGCGCATGCCGGCGGCAGTGATCTGCACGAATTCGGATTTGTCATGCAGTTCGTCGATCGTCCGGCAGCCGCAATACCCCATGCTCGAGCGCACGCCGCCCGTCATCTGGAACAGGATCGCATTGACCGAACCCTTGTACGCGACCCGACCCTCGATGCCTTCCGGTACGAGTTTCTCGATATTGGCCGAGCTGTCCTGGAAATAGCGATCGGCGGCGCCGTCCTTCATCGCGCCGACCGACCCCATGCCGCGATACGATTTGAACGAGCGCCCCTGGTACAGGAAGACTTCGCCCGGCGCCTCCTCGGTGCCGGCGAATACGCCGCCCATCATGACGCAATGCGCGCCGGCTGCGAGCGCCTTCGAAACATCGCCCGAGAACCGGACGCCGCCGTCGGCCACCAGCGGCACGCCCGTGCCCTTGAGCGCTTCCGAGACATTGGCGATGGCGGTGATCTGCGGCACGCCGACGCCGGCAACGATCCGCGTGGTGCAGATCGAGCCGGGACCGATGCCGACCTTGACACCGTCGGCGCCGTATTCGACCAGCGCGCGCGCGGCGGCGGCGGTGGCGATGTTGCCGCCGATGACGTCGACGCCCGAATACGTGTCCTTGACCCAGCGCACCCGTTCGAGCACGCCCTGGCTGTGGCCGTGCGCGGTGTCGACGATGATCACGTCGACACCAGCCTTGACCAGATGATCGATGCGCTCCTCGCTGTCCGCGCCCACGCCCACCGCCGCGCCCACGCGCAGCTTGCCCTGCTCGTCCTTGCTGGCGACCGGATGCTCGGTGGCCTTGAGGATGTCCTTGACGGTCATCAGACCGCGCAGTTCGAACGCGTCGTTGACGACCAGCACGCGTTCGAGCCGGTGCGCATGCATCAACTCCTTCGCCTTGCCCAGCGGGGCACCTTCCTTGACCGTGATCAGCTTCTCGCGCGGCGTCATGATCGTGCGCACCTCGACGTCGAGGCGCGACTCGAAACGCAGGTCGCGGTTGGTGACGATGCCGATCACCTTCGGGCCCTCGACCACCGGAAAACCGGAGATGCCATGCAGACGCGAGAGTTCGAGCACGTCGCGCACCTTCATGTCGCCGGTGACGGTGATCGGGTCGCGCACGACGCCGGACTCGTACCGCTTGACGCGCGACACTTCGCGGGCCTGCTCAACCGCCGTCAGGTTCTTGTGCACGATCCCGATGCCGCCGGCCTGGGCCATCGCGATCGCCAGGCGTGCCTCGGTCACCGTGTCCATCGCCGCGGACACGAGCGGGATGTTCAACGCGATGTTGCGGGTCAGCCTGGTTTTGAGATCGGTTTCTCGCGGCAGGACGCTGGAGAACGCGGGGACGAGGAGCACATCATCGAACGTGAGTGCGGTTTGGATTAGACGCATGGCGAATCCTATAGGCGCAAAAGCAGATTATACGCGAGGCGACCCATTCCCGATATGGGGAGCCCGTGTTATTCTGGTTGACCTTTTTTTCAGGCAAAGGCTGTCGCGATGCGCCAGGGCATCTTTTATGGCGTGTCCGCGGGGGCGCTGTGGGGCACGGTCTTCCTCGCGCCGCTGCTGCTGCCCGACTTCGCACCGGTGCAGATGGTCGCCGGCCGCTATCTGGCCTACGGCCTGATC encodes:
- a CDS encoding glycosyltransferase family 2 protein: MKLAIVIPCFNEEEVFSESVKQFTALVQRMVDLGKVSDDSHITFVDDGSRDSTWALIDAESRINRRVRGIKLTRNRGHQNAVLAGLLSVDGDAIVTIDADLQDDISAIERMVDEHAAGCDIVYGVRSDRTSDTLFKRQTATSFYRLLALMGIETIHNHADFRLMSRRAVECLREFPESNVYLRGLIPLIGFRSTSVMYERKERFAGESKYPIGKMLALAFEAITSFSTAPLKAISVIGTAIFLLAMVMLGWALWVAILTDRAVPGWTSTLIPVLFLGGMQILILGIIGSYLGKVYGEVKRRPRFQIEKTSRETDSARSTVPTLTTSEIEAFND
- the guaB gene encoding IMP dehydrogenase, with protein sequence MRLIQTALTFDDVLLVPAFSSVLPRETDLKTRLTRNIALNIPLVSAAMDTVTEARLAIAMAQAGGIGIVHKNLTAVEQAREVSRVKRYESGVVRDPITVTGDMKVRDVLELSRLHGISGFPVVEGPKVIGIVTNRDLRFESRLDVEVRTIMTPREKLITVKEGAPLGKAKELMHAHRLERVLVVNDAFELRGLMTVKDILKATEHPVASKDEQGKLRVGAAVGVGADSEERIDHLVKAGVDVIIVDTAHGHSQGVLERVRWVKDTYSGVDVIGGNIATAAAARALVEYGADGVKVGIGPGSICTTRIVAGVGVPQITAIANVSEALKGTGVPLVADGGVRFSGDVSKALAAGAHCVMMGGVFAGTEEAPGEVFLYQGRSFKSYRGMGSVGAMKDGAADRYFQDSSANIEKLVPEGIEGRVAYKGSVNAILFQMTGGVRSSMGYCGCRTIDELHDKSEFVQITAAGMRESHVHDVQITKEAPNYQSE
- a CDS encoding ArnT family glycosyltransferase, which produces MIERQSVGNLAEPSSRLQSARSKSLVQTLTWLVLALAMAGPIIFSRLGTKTIEIWDESRVADNAIEMARSGLSFITTYQGAIDYWNTKPPLVVWLEVCSVRLFGENEWAVRFPSAVAALLTVLMIYCVLARRVSPMTGYVAGGMLVSTIGYIGYHGARAADYDATLTLWTTAMLISAHAYIRSESRFRSLWMAACAVSMALAFLTKTIEGLIFLPAILAYVFVEKRGRAVFSDPLFYLGIVFVAVCGIGYYYLRTKMDPPYWSAAWQNDFGRYSSAKEHNSFGPLFYLKNPKQFPCTVVSLLISIYLGWKDSGWRRSFAIFLGMTEAFYLFIISAGTTKLIWYEQPMAPLGAMIVGLGFSYGVEYAGRRFKGMSSRAFKTLLTIGLLLFGALVVTYNVIAENHRETQERHSPDPKNYDEFLRNAVFQNGPARSLIVIQKTFHNDQDLAFYNAPTVFYVTTLQHKGWKIDAISPSQTIPKGYDEALVCDDLRQEEEKQGRLKVVTAGADCTLYSVLASKPA
- the guaA gene encoding glutamine-hydrolyzing GMP synthase; its protein translation is MHDKILILDFGSQVTQLIARRVREAKVYSEIHPYDVSDAFIREFAPKGIILSGGPSSVTEGDTPRAPQAVFEAGVPVLGICYGMQTMAEQLGGKVQSSSHGEFGYAAVRAHGHTRLLDGIEDYQTAEGHGMLDVWMSHGDKVDAMPTGFKLMASTPSCPIAGIADDERGFYGVQFHPEVTHTKQGAALLQRFVVDVCGARADWEMGHYVDEAIAKIREQVGDEQVILGLSGGVDSSVAAALLHRAIGEQLTCVFVDHGLLRYREAEQVMKTFGDHLGVKVIHVDASDVFLGKLAGVTDPEAKRKIIGREFVEVFKAEAAKLTSAKWLAQGTIYPDVIESAGHGKKGASKIKSHHNVGGLPEDLQLKLVEPLRELFKDEVRALGIELGLPAEMVHRHPFPGPGLGVRILGEVKREFADLLRRADAIFIETLRDFVDEKTGKSWYALTSQAFAVFLPVKSVGVMGDGRTYEYVVALRAVQTQDFMTAHWAHLPHELLGHVSNRIINEVRGINRVVYDISGKPPATIEWE
- a CDS encoding glycosyltransferase family 25 protein, whose amino-acid sequence is MPAMLCKTAYICISLPGALERRAFMKEQFSRLKIPARFFDAIGIRPGSVDRIPGYDSAKRLHRFGYGLTPGEIGCYLSHRAVWRRFLDSDSDVCCVLEDDGVLHGDFSERVADIVMARAHWDFVRLYSLYRRGARPYCVTAGSRQLNWVACSAMSTLGYLLTRSAAEKLLIHTQDMMFTIDEVIDRHWEHGLRLLGDDLSCRIGPAIELGYLVR
- a CDS encoding GtrA family protein, whose protein sequence is MRVHHQLLRFASVGVVGTAVQYAILWLGVSLLQTSAGVASAIGYIFGAIANYLLNRLFTFKSAGSHSATAPRYLVILVIGWSLNTALMAWWVDGAGWNAWFAQVVTTAIGLAFNFSASRWWAFRSVSR
- a CDS encoding tyrosine-type recombinase/integrase produces the protein MTHVSPAAPRALSLAHFAFYRAYLEGPVALDLPVLADLYLNSGKDPRKVRALLRWLQDELAAAARRTGDREAVRLLRLPKSLGAAADPVNMPSLDEFRETVDVDGVYSEEELRALYIKQYPNAVQTRQERRGVRLHTRRLDALRRLQTAVVEAPQLSHALSGWFEPAIAARLEAAGAFSLQQLVDVLNGFGERWYRHVKGLGREGAGRIVRWVEANRTTLGPLSVRVTQPLRSVSRKLLYAERSAVSDIAPLEAMTMPATLDGSAGTNRAPHDRNQTGAHDDLAAIHAWLKLYDPASHTWRAYRTQSERILLWAVLEQGKPLSSLDVSDIAAYRAFLSNIPVNWIGARRTPRWSTHWRPFAGQLSPSSRASAHAVLQAFFQWLTDMRYLDFNAWTGVRKSAEEKEAGRIKAHHALTRAQCDHLLAYVERTAGTATGERARFILMLGMATGLRLSEMCSATLGGLHPRWVDDQLGTAWTLSVIGKRAKRRTVPMTRIMMEALRCYLRARGLNESPEENEPETPLIGRLENEALTALASPALALAFKKIFEGAAGDLVESDPHAAARIGRASTHWLRHTFGTQAIEAGIPLDIVQENLGHASPATTSIYVTTELDRRIRALESMG